The following coding sequences lie in one Peribacillus frigoritolerans genomic window:
- a CDS encoding gamma-glutamyltransferase family protein, with amino-acid sequence MINRMTGKVLISLSLLIYIAGCSKTPPISDTNDPIKSKTEQSYGVSSSNPIAIDVGMDILENGGTAADAAIAVSYVLGVVEPYGSGVGGGGGMLIAPESGDPEFIDYRESSPEDPSSRHDTGIPGLVAGMQVISDKYGSVPMADLLQPAIDLAEDGFEVDESLSSRLEAAQPRISSDATSLFYPDGDAIKPGKTLVQERLAETLKKIQQEGPDGFYKGEIARDIKRESDIDLMDLKRYEVKERKPVQGAFAGYDVFTAPPPFSGITVLEMLKLAEEMNLGDSSSKSAYMKVLGGITDTAYQDRSAHVGDGISHSKAEKLLSPIHLDNLKNKIKSEKWEDKESNGSEEHESTTHFVIMDKNGTVVSTTNTLSNFFGSGDYTNGFFLNDQLKNFRSGLNSQEAYKRSRTFTAPTILKKPGRESIGIGSPGGDRIPQVLMQVLYSYTENEGTFQDIVDRNRFVFDGKKIYTEAKLSDETISDLEDSGYEVIQKISPMYYGGVQALVKNEKNGQISGAGDKRRNGSWKAQQ; translated from the coding sequence ATGATTAACCGTATGACGGGAAAAGTGCTCATATCCCTAAGCTTGCTCATATATATTGCTGGATGTTCGAAGACACCCCCTATTTCTGACACGAATGATCCGATAAAGAGTAAAACGGAACAATCATATGGGGTCAGTTCTTCAAACCCAATCGCAATAGATGTCGGTATGGATATATTGGAAAACGGCGGAACGGCGGCTGATGCCGCCATTGCGGTATCGTATGTATTAGGTGTAGTTGAACCTTATGGATCTGGCGTGGGTGGCGGCGGCGGTATGCTGATTGCCCCGGAATCCGGCGATCCCGAATTTATCGATTATCGTGAATCCTCTCCGGAAGACCCAAGTTCAAGACACGATACAGGGATTCCTGGCTTAGTGGCCGGCATGCAGGTTATAAGTGATAAGTATGGGAGCGTTCCAATGGCAGATCTTCTTCAGCCGGCGATAGATTTGGCTGAAGACGGATTTGAAGTCGACGAATCGTTATCATCACGATTAGAAGCGGCTCAGCCAAGGATATCTTCCGATGCGACTTCACTTTTTTATCCTGATGGTGATGCCATTAAACCAGGCAAAACCCTCGTCCAAGAAAGACTTGCCGAAACATTGAAGAAGATCCAGCAGGAAGGTCCTGATGGTTTTTATAAAGGGGAAATTGCGCGGGATATTAAAAGAGAATCAGATATCGACTTGATGGATTTAAAGCGCTATGAGGTGAAAGAACGGAAGCCGGTCCAAGGAGCATTTGCCGGTTATGATGTTTTTACCGCCCCTCCGCCCTTTTCAGGAATTACAGTTCTTGAAATGTTAAAGCTAGCCGAGGAAATGAACCTAGGTGATTCTTCAAGTAAATCAGCTTATATGAAAGTCTTGGGGGGCATCACGGATACTGCTTATCAAGATCGGTCCGCCCATGTTGGAGATGGAATAAGTCACTCCAAGGCGGAAAAATTGCTCTCCCCCATTCACTTGGATAATCTTAAAAATAAGATCAAAAGTGAAAAATGGGAAGATAAAGAATCGAATGGTTCCGAAGAACATGAAAGTACGACACACTTTGTGATAATGGACAAGAATGGCACTGTCGTTTCCACAACAAATACGCTCAGTAACTTTTTCGGATCTGGGGATTATACGAATGGATTTTTCCTTAATGATCAATTGAAAAATTTCAGGTCCGGCTTGAACTCTCAAGAGGCATATAAACGGTCAAGAACTTTCACCGCTCCGACCATTCTCAAGAAACCTGGGCGGGAATCGATTGGGATCGGCTCACCAGGCGGTGATAGGATTCCGCAAGTATTGATGCAGGTTCTTTATTCTTATACAGAAAATGAAGGAACATTTCAGGATATCGTCGACCGTAATCGGTTCGTCTTTGATGGAAAGAAGATTTATACAGAAGCCAAGCTTTCGGATGAAACAATATCCGACTTGGAAGATTCAGGATATGAAGTCATTCAGAAAATTTCCCCCATGTATTATGGCGGGGTTCAAGCACTCGTTAAAAACGAGAAAAATGGACAAATATCCGGAGCTGGGGATAAACGAAGAAATGGAAGCTGGAAAGCTCAGCAATAA
- a CDS encoding CapE family protein, whose product MNIVKKITSWVIPVFIIAALLVTMNTFKRTETLTPDEQKKIEQYTTVEK is encoded by the coding sequence ATGAATATCGTAAAAAAAATAACAAGCTGGGTCATACCCGTTTTTATAATAGCTGCCCTGCTTGTGACAATGAATACGTTTAAACGGACAGAAACGTTAACACCCGACGAGCAAAAAAAGATAGAACAATATACGACTGTCGAAAAATGA
- a CDS encoding poly-gamma-glutamate hydrolase family protein, with protein MKKNNYTDFIELEQNEQEDLDYRIIVHHRNPDIAVLAIHGGNIEPGTSDIAAALGERLCASTYLFEGLKPRGNQVLHITSHLFNEPVGVSMAANAQTTLSIHGHYDVHNALVYIGGRNEPYKNLLQQCLNQAGFQTDHAPQHLSGMKVNNITNKSKTGAGVQLELSTKLRKSFFKGDDFTSKNRVNHCDLFKRFVTAIEKATLEYKQIEWPS; from the coding sequence ATGAAGAAAAATAACTATACTGATTTTATTGAACTAGAGCAAAATGAACAAGAAGACCTCGATTACCGCATCATCGTTCATCACAGGAATCCTGATATTGCAGTTCTAGCCATACATGGCGGGAACATCGAACCAGGAACTAGCGATATTGCAGCCGCACTTGGAGAGAGACTTTGTGCAAGCACCTATCTATTCGAAGGTCTTAAACCAAGAGGCAACCAGGTCCTCCATATAACATCCCACTTGTTCAATGAACCGGTCGGCGTTTCAATGGCAGCGAACGCACAAACCACCCTTTCCATTCATGGCCACTACGACGTACATAATGCGCTGGTTTACATTGGCGGAAGGAACGAACCATATAAGAACCTTCTTCAGCAATGCCTCAACCAAGCTGGATTTCAAACTGATCATGCACCGCAGCACCTTTCAGGGATGAAAGTAAACAACATCACCAACAAATCCAAAACGGGTGCAGGCGTGCAATTGGAACTTTCCACTAAGCTTAGAAAAAGCTTTTTCAAAGGTGATGACTTTACCAGTAAAAACAGGGTAAATCACTGTGATCTTTTTAAACGGTTCGTTACTGCCATTGAAAAAGCGACTCTTGAATATAAACAGATAGAATGGCCTTCTTAG
- a CDS encoding C40 family peptidase, with the protein MFNGKLSGMILTLVFMVNFTFLPGLKAEAADPVHTVTSGETVESIAKTYEISAEQLMKTNGLPDDKLFAGQRLTIIQTAYTPSIYQWSERGKKIANYAKSFIGFKKTAGEETPEKGFDSSGLIHWVLSRQNVPVDRLTVDGFYKQGMDTATPKMGDIIFFLEKDSLKVVTAGIYVGKNQFVNSGYGAETVQVRSTTEDYFAKFQVAYKTYTPKGEHIVQTGETLKSISENYSISMSTIKSRNALTTDELMQGQYLQLYSNPLYPFYVNQEAAYDKAYDVIKYAYTLRGFNYVFGGEDPMIGMDCSGFIYWVMKEQGLSVKRGSAADYFSLLPKIENPKAGDLVFFRDTGTRLGVTHVGIYLGDGRFLHTTENTGVHISNLSSDYFAEKFESFGQVESLMD; encoded by the coding sequence ATGTTTAATGGAAAATTAAGCGGTATGATACTTACATTGGTATTCATGGTCAATTTCACTTTTTTACCTGGCTTAAAGGCCGAGGCAGCAGATCCTGTGCATACTGTAACCTCTGGCGAAACGGTTGAATCGATTGCCAAGACATATGAGATATCGGCTGAGCAATTAATGAAAACGAATGGTTTACCGGATGATAAGTTATTTGCGGGCCAAAGGTTGACAATCATTCAAACGGCGTATACTCCTTCCATCTATCAATGGTCGGAGAGAGGAAAAAAAATTGCAAATTATGCGAAATCCTTTATAGGGTTTAAAAAGACAGCTGGAGAGGAGACGCCTGAAAAAGGATTTGATTCGAGCGGATTGATTCATTGGGTGCTTTCCCGGCAAAATGTGCCGGTCGACCGTTTGACAGTAGATGGTTTTTATAAGCAAGGGATGGATACAGCCACTCCGAAAATGGGGGATATTATATTCTTTCTGGAAAAAGACAGCTTAAAAGTCGTGACTGCGGGTATTTATGTCGGCAAAAACCAATTTGTCAATTCTGGATACGGTGCAGAAACGGTTCAGGTGAGATCCACTACAGAAGATTACTTTGCAAAATTCCAAGTGGCTTACAAAACATATACGCCTAAAGGAGAGCATATCGTCCAAACGGGAGAAACGCTTAAAAGTATATCGGAGAATTACAGCATTTCCATGAGTACGATCAAGAGTCGTAACGCTTTAACTACGGATGAGTTGATGCAAGGGCAGTATCTTCAACTATACAGCAACCCGTTATATCCGTTTTATGTAAACCAGGAGGCTGCATATGATAAAGCATATGATGTCATCAAGTATGCATACACTCTACGCGGATTCAACTATGTTTTCGGTGGAGAAGATCCGATGATCGGAATGGATTGCAGCGGATTCATTTATTGGGTCATGAAGGAACAGGGCCTTTCAGTAAAACGGGGTTCTGCAGCAGATTACTTCTCATTGCTGCCCAAAATCGAAAATCCAAAGGCAGGGGATTTAGTGTTTTTTAGGGACACAGGAACAAGGCTGGGTGTGACCCACGTAGGTATTTATCTAGGTGATGGCCGTTTTCTCCATACAACGGAAAACACGGGCGTTCATATCTCCAATCTTTCGTCAGATTATTTTGCCGAGAAATTCGAAAGCTTCGGTCAAGTTGAAAGCCTTATGGACTAA
- a CDS encoding DUF2642 domain-containing protein, translated as MSDAFALLGKQIDVQISGKKTFKGILTDLSTDILVLFNGQQFLYFPMLHVHRFNLSTEVDNEIKTPMESPMMEDMASISYRKTLINAKGVFSEVHVAGHIPLHGYITNVFNDYFAFFSPVYKMMYVSLHHLKWLTPYNQNATPYTLSKESFPVNPSDVPMLRSLEDQLKKNAGKLVVFDGGEDPMKIGMLKKAENNLVELTTANGDHVFLKLSHIKTVYMP; from the coding sequence ATGAGTGATGCTTTTGCATTACTGGGTAAACAGATTGATGTCCAAATCTCAGGAAAAAAAACTTTCAAAGGAATTCTAACTGATCTGAGCACGGATATTCTAGTGTTGTTCAATGGACAGCAGTTTTTGTATTTTCCTATGCTGCACGTCCATAGATTCAATCTGAGTACAGAGGTAGATAACGAGATTAAAACTCCCATGGAGTCCCCCATGATGGAAGACATGGCGTCGATTTCCTATCGTAAAACACTAATTAACGCAAAAGGGGTTTTTTCAGAAGTCCATGTAGCTGGACACATTCCTTTACACGGCTATATCACCAATGTTTTCAATGATTACTTTGCATTCTTCTCGCCTGTATATAAAATGATGTATGTCTCGCTGCATCACCTTAAATGGCTTACTCCGTACAATCAAAATGCCACACCCTATACACTCAGTAAAGAGAGTTTTCCCGTTAACCCTTCAGATGTGCCGATGCTGCGTTCTTTGGAAGACCAATTAAAGAAAAATGCAGGAAAGCTAGTAGTATTTGATGGGGGAGAGGACCCGATGAAAATCGGTATGCTTAAAAAAGCGGAAAACAACTTGGTTGAATTAACGACAGCCAATGGGGATCATGTGTTTTTGAAGCTTTCACATATTAAAACGGTGTACATGCCATAG